From Acidianus brierleyi:
TCAGCAAATAAACCTACTATTATTAGTGCTCCAATTACTTGCATAGTTGCTATAGTAAACAAAAAGTTACCCATTATTCTTTGTGGCAATATACTTACAATCCACATTAGTATTAGTGAAGCTAAACTAGCTATAAAGTAATATGTAGGATTAATTAATATATTTACGCCTATATTGAATAAAGTTGTATTCCCTAAAGCTAAACCTATTATTTGAAGTGCAGGAGCTATTCCTGCCGCAACTTCTATCTGGGAAAGTATGGCAGCAAGTAAAGGTGTTGAGATTATATTAGCTATACCTTGAATGGTAGCTGGCAATGGTCCAAGTATTCTAGAGATATAGATATATTCTCCAGATGATCTGGGAATATATTCTGCTAATTTTAGATAAGTAAGAAATATTGGCAAAGCCATTATTGGAGCAATTATTATTCCTACAAACCAATTAGCTGCAGGTATTGAGGGGGAATAAATTAATGTATAGTATAACGATATAGGCACAATAAGAGCTAAGACTTTTGCAAATGCATGCTTAGCTCCCATTTGCCTAATTAGACCTGAAGATTCTCTAATGAATATTCTTTTATCAGACATAAGATAATCTACAAATAAACTATTTTTATATTTTATACGTAATTATCATGAATACTTTTTATTTTTATTTAGTATTAACTCCAAAATCTTTTCATAATTTTTTAGTCATAATCATCATTAAATAAAAAATATAAATAGTAGTCTACTATAAATGATATTTATAACTTTTCGTTTACCGCATAATATAAATCTATTTTTCTCTTTTTTAATTCTTCAATAAATTTCTCACTACTTATAACCTTTTCTGGTGGTAAAACGCCTTTTCCTTTAATACCGACAGAGATTGCTATTGCTGGTGATATACCAGTAACATACTGTGTTCCATCAAATAAACCCATTGGCTTAGCTACGAATTCAACAGACACTATCTTTTTTTCGTACTCAAATATCACTTTTGCAGCTTCTACTTCGTCCGGTATTGAAGAATATCCTAAAAGTCCCTTTTTCTTCAAAAGTTCCCTTAAGTACTTTCTTGATTTTATTCCTAAAATTTCATCATTATCTCCAAATAATTTCCCTATAAATATAATATTCTCAAATCCAGTTCCTCCTTCCATCCAATCCACATATTTAACTCCAGGAAAAGAAGAAGGAAAAGTAGCTAATTCACTATGAATAGTTAAATACGTTTTAATTTTACCTATTGAGAAATCAACTTCGTCAGATTTAGATAAAGGTTTGTAGTATTTTAGTTCACCATCGAATATTGGGGCATCCATAGTCATCTCATCAAGTTGTGTATCTATACTCCAATTGATATTATCGGTAGTCGATATCCAACCGTCCCTTAATTTTATTCTTTCAGGAATTCCATGTTTTTCATAAATCCACTCAGCTATAACATTTGTAATACCAGGTTCGGCTCCCATACCAATAACTGCCAATAATCCTTCTTTTTCGAAATCTTTATGCAATTCTAATTGTTTTTTAGTCATCCAAAAAAGTCCTCCTAAATCAACATAATTCACTCCAGATTTTAGACATGCTTTCATCACATTTAAATTAAAATAATATTGTGCGGCATTAATTACATAATCATAGTTTTTTACTTTAGACGAGGTCATTTCTATATCATTTAGATCCAAAAATTCATATTCAGCATTATATTCGGGCTTTACAATATCCATTACTGCGAAATCTATTCCTAAAGCTTGAAGTTCTCTAGCTGTTACTCTTCCTATTAAGCCAGAACCGCCTAATAATGCTATTTTCATATATTTATTTTATAACAAAAGTATTTAATTATAACTCAAATTATTCTCGTTTAAAAATATCGTGATGAAGTTAATGTTGTAGTTGATGATGAGGGAATTTATAAACCTCTCCTTAGGAGATGCGTTTTTGTTAGCATCTGCTAAAAGCACAAATTCAACTGCCGTGACCAGCGATCACGAGCTTAGTAAAGTTAAGGATGTTAAAGTAATACTGATTCCTAATGCATAATGCGAGGAGTTACTACTATCCTAGGGATTCACAACAAAGTGCCGATCTCAACAAGCTCTATATGCTTCGCCTCTAACAATCCTAGGATGTTCTCCAAGGTGAACATAAACTAAATCGTTTCAATAAAAACTCAATAGATCAATACCATGAGAATTTCATGCTTATACAAAATTTCTCTCAAATTTTGTATAATTGATCATCTATTATTACTATAAAATACTATGCAATAGATATATTAAAAACATTCTAAAATATGAAATATAGGCATTATTAGAATCATTAGATTGTAAATTTATAAGATAGCATATTCAGATTTTTAATATTTAATTCTATTGTATTTCCTTTGATATTATTTCTATTCCTTTTTCTATTTCTTCAGGAGAAGAATAAGAAAAGCTTAATCTAAGATATTCCTTACCATAGCCATCGAAGAAGAATTTACTGCCTGGAGAGAATATTACCTTATCCTTAACCTTAGTTAAAAGCTGTTCCGAATTTATACCTTTAATTTTTATAAAATAAAATAATCCTCCTTCTGGATAATTCCATTCTGCTTGTGGTAAATATCTGTTTAATGCTTCACACATTATTGACTTCTTTTCATTATATATTCTTTTGGCCCTCGTTAGTCCTTCCCAGAAGCTTCCATCCTTTAGAGATTCAAAAAGTAATGACAGGGAAAGAGTACTATTCCCTCCGTCTATATTTTCTTTTACCTTTCTAAATGTTTCATTAATTTCTTTATCTGCTACCATTATTCCTAGTCTAATCCCTGAAGAGAAAACTTTACTTAGTGTAGTTATGTAAACCACTCTTCCGTTTTTATCCATAGATTTTAAAGTAGGTTGCTCTGGTGTTAGAAGTCCATAGGCATCATCTTCAAGAATAATGAAATCTTTTTCTTCTGCTAATTCAAGAAGTCTTTTTTTATCTTCTAATTTCATATTAATTCCTGTAGGATTTTGCCCAGTAGGTATAACGTACATTGCCTTTATCTTTTCTTTTACTTCTATATTATAATAAGGTATAACTGGTAATTTAACAAGATCAGGATTTCTAGCTTTGAAAACCTTTATTGCACCAGCGAACGTTGGATACTCTATTGCTATTTTATCTCCAGGATCTATAAAAGAATAAGAGAAGATATATATACCTTGAATACTGCCTGTAGTTAAAAGTAGCTCTTCATTTTTTGCATTAATTCCTCTATAATTTAATATTTTTAGTAATTCCTTATCTAATTCCTGAAAACTAATCTCTGGTTCAAAGTGAATATCAGAAATTTTTTTAGGAAAAATACTAGGATCAGGTAAACCTCCGCCTAGATTATACGTCAACTTCACCATCCCCTCTAGCAGTTTTAGTAGCTAAATAAAAGAATGCAGCTGATGTAATTATAACAATTGGTAAAGACAAAAGAGTAGGAAGAGAAATTAAAGTTATTAATGTAACTACTCCGCTAAAACCTAGATACCACAATGCAGGAATATAATTCTTTGAAAAAGGTAACATTGCTATAATAGATAAAAGGATCACCATAGTACCAAAAAGAGTTTTTGGAAATCCAACAAAGCTAAATATTAATCCAGTTATTAGGAAGGAACCGAAAGATAATAATTTATTTTTATTATCATTGGAAATTACAAATAGACTAACAGGACCAGTTGAGTATGCTAATATTCTTGTAGCTACTAAATATCCTATAGATTGCTCAAAAGTAGATGAAAGAAAGAGAGTGAGTAAAGAAAACACTCCAAATAACATAACAGGCAATACTGGTATTCCTCTTTTAGGATCTACCTTACCTAAAGCTTTAGGAAAGCTCCCAGACTTAGTTAAGGCATAAGAATATCTTATCATATCTCCAGCACCTATTAGAGAGGCTCCAGAAGGAGATATTACTCCGTCTAAAATAAACAGAGCGCCCAGGGCAGGTATCCCAGCTATTATAGCACTTTCAGCTAGTGGTGCGCTCATTTTTCCTAAACTACTCCATCCAGCTGAAAGCACAGACGAAGATAGAGAAGCTATAAAAATTAACGGAACTAAAGTATAGATAATCATCGAAATTATGAACGCTATCATTATAGCTTTTCCAGTATTGCTTTTGGATTCTCCAGCATAAACCATGGCACTTCTAAATCCGCCATAAGCAAACATAGTTAAGGCTATAGCATAAAAGAAGTTAGAAAAAGATGGAGAAAAATTCATCGTAAGGTTAGATACGTGAAAGTCTAGAAATCCTACTGCCAATATGTATAATGCCAAAATTCCAAGCTTAGCATAAGTTATTGTATTTACTGAGATTGATAATCCCTTTATTCCAAGATAAACTAATGAATATATTAAAATAACTATAACTCCTTCAATTAAATACCCTAAGGGAGTAGGATATCCTTTATACATTATTGAAGGGAAAACATACGAAAGGTAATTTGCAGTAGCTTCTGCTTCTATAGGTATAGTTAAAAGTGTACCTATTAAATAAAGCCAACCTACACTGGAAGCCATGACTTTACCATGAGTAACGTTAATAAACCTTATTTTACTTCCTACAAACGGGAAAATATTGGCTAATTTAGAATAAACTATTACTACTGGCAATAATAATACACCGCCTACTAACCATACTATAGGACTTAATGGTCCAGTTAAAGACGCAGTTACTGCAGGTAAAAGAAGAATTCCAGAACCTATTATATTTCCTAATGAAAAAGCTATTAATGAGAAAATTCCCGCTTCTTTTCTAAAATTTGGATTATCCTTAATTCCTATGTTTAACTTATCAGCCATAGAATAGCAACTCAATAAATTGTATATAAGTATTTTCCATTTTTATACAAAAAATTTTTTATAGTTTAAGGTTAAAAAGTTAATATAGTTTATCAAATATATGATCAAATAATGTTGAATTTTAAAATAATTAAGTTATACATTCTAATGCTTTATGGGACAAGATGAAATATGTAAAACTCATTATAAATTAGGTATCGTAAACTTACTAATAATTATTTTGTCCTTTATATTCTAAGGAAGTATAATAGTATCTTCAGCCAGTTAATAATATGTTTATAAAAAAACATAATCTAAGTAAATGATATATCACGTTATATAAAATTATATATATTGGCAATTTTATTTAGATATTATTTTATGCCGTGCTCTTTTATATTTAATATGTCTTTATAATCTATTCATAGATGAACTAATAAGTGCAATAGAAACTATTTGAATTATGTCAAGATAAGTAAAGAAACATATCTCATATCGAAAATTCTAACTTCTAATAGATTAATGTATTATAATTTTTAGGAGAGAGTTTATTATAGGAATGGGCTTAATAAAAAATCTTGTATATCTTCAATATACTTTACTTATCATCTTATTTATTGTCACTTTCCGAATATATGAGCAATTCACGACTCTATTACTGAATGGAATAATAGAGAATTATAAGAGAGATATTCAATCAAATTATTACATCAACAAAACGTATTTGAAGGCTAAAGTCGTAATATTTTCTCTCAGATTATAAAAACAAAGTGAACTTACAAAGAAAACCTAAATGACCCTAATATATAAAGTTTTACTTTAAACTATTTAGTTTTGATGCTAAATAATGTTAAATTTTAATGTCATAAAATGTTACATTACACTAATACGTTTAAATTGTATAATATCATATTAAAAAATTATTAATAGTTAAAAAAAAGAAACCATTTACATACCATACAATTAGGTAATAAAGAAATGCAGAGTATTTCAGAAAAATGGGTTCATCAAAGCTGGTTGGATCTTGTAAAACTAAGTAAGAATAAGTTTAGTCGGCAAACTGCAGTTTGTTTGGATAATTGTGACTGTGTATAATTGTGACTGTGTATTAAAGCGTCAACAAGAGGTAATACACTATGATAATACAAGATAATAAGTTAGATAATAATTTTTTTCATATTATTTTTATGTTATCGGAACAATGTAATTTTAGGTGTATTTATTGTTATGAAAAATTTTCCAATAACAAAGTGAATGATTTGGATCAACGAATAATAAAATCTATTCATAAATTAGTATATTATTACAATATAGATAGGCTTAATATGTCCTTTTTTGGTGGGGAACCCATGTTATACTATGATAAAATTATAAAAATTATGGAATATAGTAATTCCATAATAAATACACATGGCGATATGACTACAAATGGATATTTGCTTAATAAGGAAAAATTTGAAAAATTAGTAAAACTTAACGTAAGAGAATATCAAATAACTTTTGACGGTTATAAGGATTATCATGATAAAGTTAGAATAACAATAGGCAAGACTCCTACTTTTGATATGATCTTCAAAAATATCGTATCGTATAAGGATCTAAAGGAAGATTTTAGAATTACAATAAGAATACATATGCATAAAAATAATTTTTCGTCAGTAAAAAAACTAATTGATTTATTAGCAGATTATTTAGCTGATGATAAAAGGTACGTGTTATTTTTAAGATCTATATCGCGACTTGGAGGACCTAATGATAATGCGATAATGTTACCGAGTAGAGAAGAGGTGGAAGACGCAATAACTTACGCTAAGTCAAGAGGGCTTAATATTGTCCTAAACAGAAATATGAGTAATTTCTGTTATGCTTCTCTACCAAATTCTATAGTTATTAGAGCAGACGGAAAAATATCCAAATGTACTGTAGATTTGTATTCAGATAGAAATATTGTAGGGTATTTAGATAGCAATGAAAATTTGGTGTTAGATCAAGATAAAATAAGATTTTGGGCTAGAGGATTTTTTACAGGTAATTTAGGAGAACTAAGATGTCCTCTTACTGGTGAGGATATTTATGATTGATATTTACATAGACTTTGGAGGAAATTTGGAAATAGGAATGCATAATGTAGATAAAAAGGAAATATATGTGACTACAATTCCCTTAATTCCTTATTTTTTTAATTTATTGGATAATAATTATAGAGACGATCCTAAAATAGATCTTTATTATAATCATAATTCTACAAAAAATTCTACATTAGAGTTAATAAGAAAATATATAAGTCAAAATTTCAACATAGACGATCAAATAGATAATATAATCGTTTCTGGTTCAGCTACTAATTTTTTGCAGAATCCCTTAGATAAAAGCCTTGATATAATAAGGAAAATATTCGGAAATAACTATAATAAGATTTATTACTTTACACTATTAAATACATTTATTGATATTACCAATAATAATTTCAAAAAGATAGATAACACTATATATTTACTTTCACATAAAACAGGAATTCTACCTCTTATTGAGCTATTAGGCTTGGGAGGGAAAAGTCTAATTTTTGAAATGGGTACTCAGTCTACTGGAATTTTCTTCTCTAATAATTTAACTAGTGATTTCTCATTATCTGATTTAGATTTTATGAGCTTAGGTCTATTTACAGATATCTCGTATTTCTATAACAATTATCATATTCCAATAGGACTTTCAAAAATTTTTCAAAGCGAATTATTGTTAATTATAATATATTTATTCTTATCTATAAAATCTAAAAAATTTGAGAAAGTCTCAGTTAAAACCATGGAGTTTTTAAAAATCTTTTCCAAGTTTTATTATACATATTTTACTGATTATTTAGTAAATAAAAATAATATTAATAATGAAAAAATTTTGCAAGATATAAAAAATATATTACAGACTGATTCCTATCAATTTAATACTTTAAATGAGAATAATGTATATACGATAGTATATAATTTCTATTATAATATTAAGGAGAAATTCATGACTAGAATTATTGATTTTCTTAATAAGCATGAACTTACTTTTTCTCTTAAGATGATTATAGGCGGAGTAGGCGAATATATACTTAGAGATCTATTAGGAGATCTTTCGGAAATTGATCAAATGGAATTAATTCAACTTTCTAATATTACTAATAAAGAAGTCTCGGTGCATTCACCTATTATAGGGCCTCTATTAAAAATAAGAAATATGAAACTTGAGCATACAGTGACAGTGATTTGAATATACCCAATGAGATAAAAATTATAATAGCTCTACTTACTCTTTTTGATTTCATAACTATGTTTGTAGGATACTATTTCGTAATAGACACCTATTTGATTTATAAGAATTTAATAATCTCAGCGTTAATTTGGATGTTATCAAATGCACGTAATATTTTTTCACTACCTTTGCCATACATTTTTATGAAAATAAAAAGCGTGAAAATCAATGTAATAATTTTTTCCATATTAATATCTTTTGTAATCCTTGCTTTAGCTCAGGAATTGGCTCCTTTAGAGGAAATCCTACTTGTCTCCATATTTAACTTCTTAATTGCAATACCCAGCAGAGCATTAGGATATTATGCTAGAACTCTATTAAACAAATATAATGAATTTATAAACTATAATTCTACTCTAAATATTTTCTTATTAAGTGCGACTATTCTAGCATTAATAACCGCAGGTGTCTTGAATAATTATTCATCTCACCTTTATTTACTCTTAATAATATTACCTTTACAAATAGTAATTCTCTTATTAATTACAAGATTAAACAACATTAAAATAACCCTTTCTTCTGCTAATTCCTTTAAGGTATGGATTAAATATATAAAAACTAATTATATATTTAGGTTTTTAGAAACTCGTTTCTATTCCATCACGGCATTATCTAGTGCATTAACTATATTATTTATTAAAATTATATATGTTAATAATACAACATTTTCAGAATATTATACTATAGTTTTCACTATAAGTCTAATAGCCCAGGCCGTTGGTGCCTCTATAGCCCTTAAGAAGAAGACCGAAATTCTGAGGAATCTCTTGTTATTAGTCTTTCCTGTTACATTATTTGACTTAATTTTTCCATTTATTTCTGGTAAGATAATACCTATTACTATTCTAACTTTCTTGCAATCTATGGTGGCAGCGTACGTTTACATACATCTTAATTCTATTTATCAGTATATTACGAGCAAAGATATTTATGTGAATATTTCTATTACACAAAGAGTTTTACAGCAGATCTTCGGATCTATAATGGTTATTTTAGTCTCAATAATGGCAACTGTCATAGGAGTTACATTTACTTATATAGGAATAGCATTGTTAATATCATCAATAGTATTACTTACACTATTTACTGATACTATTAAAAAGATAAAAATAGTAGATCAGAAGTAGTTACGTTCTTCTTCAAATAATAGGAGCGCATTAATTTTTCTCTTTAATGTAGTACTGGATTCTTTTTCCGTCACTATCAGACTATGTAAGTTATGAGTTGATTTTAAAAATTGAATAACACTGTTTATCTAAGAACTATTTCTAATCTAAAGAAATTTTTATATATTCTATCTCCTTGGTTTTTTCAATATCTTCATCCGTAGTAATAACTTTTCCTCCAATTTTTTTCGCCGTAGCTATAAGATAAGCGTCAGCCAATGAAAGGTAAGAATATTTACTCTTTAATATGGCAGCAGTCTCTGTTATATTTTCGTTTGGCGAAATTATCCTTATTGGCGAGTTTCTAATATACCTATGTCTTGCTATTGCAATATCTTTTCCTACTTTTGAAATATAATTATAAATAAATTCTGCAAGATTAACCTCATTCATGTAGATTATTACGTTATTATTATACATCTCCTCGAAGAATTTTTTTACGTCCTTTTTTCCTGCGAAAAATAGAGATAAAGGTCCTGCGTCAATGACGTACTTCTCTTTCAACTTCCTTCCTCCTTTCCTCAACTATAGCCTTCGCAACTTCTACGGCTCTATTTCCATCTACTCCAAATAGGTCTAGGAGAGTTTCGGGTTTCTCTATGCTTACCTTACCTTCATTAACTATAAGTTCTACTATATCTCCTTCCTTTATCCCAATCGTTTCTCTTATCTCTTTAGGAATAACTATAATTCCTTTCTTATAGACCTTTACTCTATATCGTTCCATGAATATATTTTCTCTTTAATGTATAAAAGTTTAACTTACGTAAAGTTAAACGTTTAACTTAGAAGATTTCAGAGCATTCTAAAATAAAAGTTCCATTAGAGATTCAATAAAGATTTTAAATTTTATTTTATTTTTAGATAGAAAAATTCATGTAGTAACTTTCTTTACCTTAGCAGGAAACTTTTATTACCGTATAATAACCTACTACATATTTTTCTCATATCGAGCGTAGATTCTCATTTGTTAGTAGTAAAGGTTAAATATCGATTATAAAATAAAAAATTATGGAAAATGAGATAGAGATAAATTACGATAATGTTTGGAATTTTTTACTAAATAATAAGGAAGTATACGTTATTAGAGCTAGTAATATACAGCCTGGAAAATACCTATGTAAACATAATAATAATACTGTCGAATGCTTTATTGATAAAGTTATTGATGCTAATCCAATGATAATGAGGCAATATGTAGATAAGAGTGGGTTTTCTTCTTTACAAGAGTGGATGAGAAGTGCCGCAAAAGTTCATATGAGCCATGTTAAAGGAGGTCCTTTTAGAAAAATGATGTCTCTAATGGATAAAAAATATATATTACACGTAATTCTAGTTAGTTCTGACTAAATTTCTTAATTATTAAAAACTCAAACATATTACTAACTAACTTATACTATCATTAATTTTTATTAATTGATCCCAGAGAGAATCTGGTAAATCTATGTTTTCTTTTTCAACTTTTCTTGAACCAGGAAAATGATAGAAAGGAGTAGTTGGTATTCTTTCTTTAATTTTTTCAATTTTTTTCTCATTTCCAATAAGATCTTCTCTTATCACAATGCCAAAGAACGGATTTATGTCTACGTCTTCAGAGAATAATGATGTAAGAATTTCTATAGCTAATGCTAGATTAAATCCTTTATATCCTCCTATAGGTAAAAGTGAGCCACCGTTTATTAAGTCTTCAGGTTTTGATGTTCCTTTACCTTCAGCATTTAGAATCATACCTTCTTCTATTTTTTCTCCTCTATATAATGAACTTACTACTTTCCCAAAAGAAGTTTTACTTAATGCCATATCTATTGTAATAGGCGGATCTCCAGGGAAAGATATGCTTATTGGGTTATTTCCTAATATTCTTCCTTTCATTCCTTCAAGAGAAATAAGTGGTGGAGTTCTTGCTACTAAAAGTGTTATAAATCCTTTTTTTGCAAAGTTTTCAGTAAAAGAGGATAATCTTCCTATATGCGATACGTTTCTGCCTAAAAATATCTTGAAGTTTTCCACTTTTTCCTCACTAGCTTTTCGCAGTATAACTTGTCCAAAAGTCATTTTACCATCTATTTTTATGAGAAAATCATTACGTTGAATATCTATTCTAGCTTTAGGGTTAATTGGAGGAATTATTGTACCTCCTAGATTTACTTTTTCTCCTTTAGCCAGTTTTACGTAATAAGGAACTAATTGTACTCCATGATCTTCATGACCAGCTAAATTAGCATTAACTAGTTCTTCTGCCAATATTTTAGCATATTCATCGAAAGTTATTTTCTGAAATATAGAAAAAACAAGACTATAGAGGTCTTCCTTATTTACTATCATAAATTATAATGAAAAGATGTTAGATATAAGCTATTAATATGCTTATATAACTTCTAATATTTTATCTAAAATCCTAAATTAGAAGAAAATATTTTAAAAATATCCTTAAATTAACTAGAAACTTTTTATTACTCTTAATATTATTCTGGAAGATTTTCACATTTTACCTAATGTCATGAACCTTTTTTATAAGAAGTTTTTACTGCCATAATCTAAAATGATAAAATAAAAATTCTCTTTAATCTGGAGGAATCTCCTTTCCTATAAGTTCGACATCTATTCCTTCTTTTGATAATTTTGAATTAAAGTAGCTATATAGAAGAAATATAGCGCCCATAATTAGTGCAATGATGAACATTACTTCAAATCCTACTTTAGAACTTATAACGCCATAGAAAGAGTCAGATAAGAGAAAGATCCATCCTATTAATGATATAGTACCTAGAACGGAAATTAAAGGTATTCCAAGGATTTCTTTATTTACTGGTGAAGGAGCATTAACATATAATTCATGCTTAGTAATAGGAAATTCTATTGCTGATATTGCAGTAAATATTTGTAAGAAACCTAGTGCTATACTAAAAAGATCGGTAGCAACATAGAGCCCTAAAGGAAATAATGGACTTACCATTATAATTGAAATAGCTATTACAGTAGCAGTTACAGCATAACTAACTATTGGAATACCACTTTTTGAAATATGAGTTAATTTTTCTGGTAATAATCTATCAAAGGAAGCTGCGAATATTTGTCGTGATTGAGCAACTACTGAAGGTAGTATGTCCTTTATCGGGAATAGGAACATTATAAAACCTACAGCTATTGCTAAGATAGAGAAATTACTTAATGCTACTGCTCCTAAAAGAGGTATTGAAGGAGTTATGCTTAAGGAAGATGATACATATCCTAGCCTAGAAATAAAAGCGGATCCAAAAAGATGTTGATAAGAATATATCGTTAATGCCATTAAGAATAATGCTACTAATCCTGCACCTATTGTAGCAAAAAATAAACTTTTTCTGGGAGACTTAGCATCTCCTGCTAACCACCCTCCAAAATGGCTAAATCCACTCCAAGAAGATGTTAGTGGTATTACAGCAAGTAACGTTGAAGCTAAGCTAAAAGATATTAATGATGAAGACCAGCCTTTTTGATTACTAAGTAAGATTATATTCTGATAAGAAGAAGGACCGAAAACCTTATTCCATAATGCTGGTGCAGATGATGGATTCTCAAAAAGCATTGCAAAATCAAGTATTAACAGAAGTGCTAATGGAATATAAAATGCTACAAAAATAGATAATTTAGATAATCGTATGCTGAAAGAGTCTAATAATGTAAATAATATAGTTATAATTATTGCAACAATTACTATATGAATAGGTGAATCGAAATATTTACCTATGTTAACAATACTCGGAGAATGCGTTACTAGTCCTGCAATAGTTAGAGAATCTGAGAGAAACGATGCTCCGATGTAAGCTACAACTCCGATTATAATACAGTATCCTAACCAAGTAAATATATTTATAAAATAGCCTAATCCTGGAGAAAGTATTCTGCTTATCCAAACATATTGTCCACCGATTTTTGGCATTACAAGACCTAAAAAATATATTACAGACGCCGCAGCAAAAAGAGGAATAGCATCAATAAGTAACGACAATAATGGAAAACTCCCTGGATATTCATAGGTAATGCCTACAGTAAAAAATAATATTCCAGAACCTATAGAAAATGAGAGAACTAGCGTTAGCATATCTAGACTGCTAAATTGTTTAATTAATCCGCTAGATTCTCGTATAAATATTTTTTCTTTATTCTTATCTTCATGGCTCATTTATATCAATATAGTCACAATAGTTAATATTATATAAGCATTTTTTACATAAAAATATGTATACTAACTATAAATCTTTAAATTATAATATACAGAACT
This genomic window contains:
- a CDS encoding saccharopine dehydrogenase NADP-binding domain-containing protein; translation: MKIALLGGSGLIGRVTARELQALGIDFAVMDIVKPEYNAEYEFLDLNDIEMTSSKVKNYDYVINAAQYYFNLNVMKACLKSGVNYVDLGGLFWMTKKQLELHKDFEKEGLLAVIGMGAEPGITNVIAEWIYEKHGIPERIKLRDGWISTTDNINWSIDTQLDEMTMDAPIFDGELKYYKPLSKSDEVDFSIGKIKTYLTIHSELATFPSSFPGVKYVDWMEGGTGFENIIFIGKLFGDNDEILGIKSRKYLRELLKKKGLLGYSSIPDEVEAAKVIFEYEKKIVSVEFVAKPMGLFDGTQYVTGISPAIAISVGIKGKGVLPPEKVISSEKFIEELKKRKIDLYYAVNEKL
- a CDS encoding PIN domain-containing protein; the encoded protein is MREFINLSLGDAFLLASAKSTNSTAVTSDHELSKVKDVKVILIPNA
- a CDS encoding PLP-dependent aminotransferase family protein, encoding MTYNLGGGLPDPSIFPKKISDIHFEPEISFQELDKELLKILNYRGINAKNEELLLTTGSIQGIYIFSYSFIDPGDKIAIEYPTFAGAIKVFKARNPDLVKLPVIPYYNIEVKEKIKAMYVIPTGQNPTGINMKLEDKKRLLELAEEKDFIILEDDAYGLLTPEQPTLKSMDKNGRVVYITTLSKVFSSGIRLGIMVADKEINETFRKVKENIDGGNSTLSLSLLFESLKDGSFWEGLTRAKRIYNEKKSIMCEALNRYLPQAEWNYPEGGLFYFIKIKGINSEQLLTKVKDKVIFSPGSKFFFDGYGKEYLRLSFSYSSPEEIEKGIEIISKEIQ
- a CDS encoding APC family permease: MADKLNIGIKDNPNFRKEAGIFSLIAFSLGNIIGSGILLLPAVTASLTGPLSPIVWLVGGVLLLPVVIVYSKLANIFPFVGSKIRFINVTHGKVMASSVGWLYLIGTLLTIPIEAEATANYLSYVFPSIMYKGYPTPLGYLIEGVIVILIYSLVYLGIKGLSISVNTITYAKLGILALYILAVGFLDFHVSNLTMNFSPSFSNFFYAIALTMFAYGGFRSAMVYAGESKSNTGKAIMIAFIISMIIYTLVPLIFIASLSSSVLSAGWSSLGKMSAPLAESAIIAGIPALGALFILDGVISPSGASLIGAGDMIRYSYALTKSGSFPKALGKVDPKRGIPVLPVMLFGVFSLLTLFLSSTFEQSIGYLVATRILAYSTGPVSLFVISNDNKNKLLSFGSFLITGLIFSFVGFPKTLFGTMVILLSIIAMLPFSKNYIPALWYLGFSGVVTLITLISLPTLLSLPIVIITSAAFFYLATKTARGDGEVDV
- a CDS encoding radical SAM protein, producing the protein MLSEQCNFRCIYCYEKFSNNKVNDLDQRIIKSIHKLVYYYNIDRLNMSFFGGEPMLYYDKIIKIMEYSNSIINTHGDMTTNGYLLNKEKFEKLVKLNVREYQITFDGYKDYHDKVRITIGKTPTFDMIFKNIVSYKDLKEDFRITIRIHMHKNNFSSVKKLIDLLADYLADDKRYVLFLRSISRLGGPNDNAIMLPSREEVEDAITYAKSRGLNIVLNRNMSNFCYASLPNSIVIRADGKISKCTVDLYSDRNIVGYLDSNENLVLDQDKIRFWARGFFTGNLGELRCPLTGEDIYD
- a CDS encoding type II toxin-antitoxin system VapC family toxin, whose translation is MKEKYVIDAGPLSLFFAGKKDVKKFFEEMYNNNVIIYMNEVNLAEFIYNYISKVGKDIAIARHRYIRNSPIRIISPNENITETAAILKSKYSYLSLADAYLIATAKKIGGKVITTDEDIEKTKEIEYIKISLD
- a CDS encoding AbrB/MazE/SpoVT family DNA-binding domain-containing protein, which codes for MERYRVKVYKKGIIVIPKEIRETIGIKEGDIVELIVNEGKVSIEKPETLLDLFGVDGNRAVEVAKAIVEERRKEVEREVRH
- a CDS encoding Ldh family oxidoreductase, with the protein product MIVNKEDLYSLVFSIFQKITFDEYAKILAEELVNANLAGHEDHGVQLVPYYVKLAKGEKVNLGGTIIPPINPKARIDIQRNDFLIKIDGKMTFGQVILRKASEEKVENFKIFLGRNVSHIGRLSSFTENFAKKGFITLLVARTPPLISLEGMKGRILGNNPISISFPGDPPITIDMALSKTSFGKVVSSLYRGEKIEEGMILNAEGKGTSKPEDLINGGSLLPIGGYKGFNLALAIEILTSLFSEDVDINPFFGIVIREDLIGNEKKIEKIKERIPTTPFYHFPGSRKVEKENIDLPDSLWDQLIKINDSIS